One Phaseolus vulgaris cultivar G19833 chromosome 2, P. vulgaris v2.0, whole genome shotgun sequence DNA window includes the following coding sequences:
- the LOC137811748 gene encoding 26S proteasome non-ATPase regulatory subunit 8 homolog A, giving the protein MDPKLTEVSQLFDRFKASFLRNDYDNCSNLLSQLKVLLTGFRSLPPLFADTPNAVHELTIARDIYEHAVVLSVKIEDQDAFERDFFQLKPYYTDACNRLPPSPQEYPILGLNLLRLLVQNRIAEFHTELELLSSAALENPCIKHAVELEQSFMEGAYNRVLSARQTVPHDTYVYFMDLLAKTVRDEIAGCSEKAYDYLSIKDAKQMLLFSSDQELLEYIKEEHPEWEIKTGSVFFQKAKESAPCKEIPSLQLINQTLSYARELERIV; this is encoded by the exons ATGGATCCCAAGCTCACCGAGGTTTCTCAGCTCTTCGATCGCTTTAAGGCTTCGTTTCTCAGGAACGACTACGACAACTGTTCCAATCTCCTTTCTCAACTAAAG GTGTTGCTGACAGGGTTCAGAAGCCTTCCACCATTGTTTGCAGATACACCTAATGCTGTTCATGAGTTAACAATAGCGA GGGATATATATGAGCACGCCGTTGTCCTTAGTGTGAAAATTGAGGATCAAGATGCTTTTGAGAGGGATTTCTTCCAGTTGAAACCTTATTATACAGATGCCTG CAATCGTCTTCCACCATCGCCTCAGGAGTACCCAATACTAGGTCTCAACTTGTTGAGACTACTTGTGCAGAATAGGATTGCTGAATTCCATACTGAGTTGGAATTGCTTTCATCTGCTGCTCTAGAGAATCCTTGCATTAAGCATGCTGTGGAGTTGGAACAATCTTTTATGGAAGGAGCATATAATCGTGTCTTGAGTGCTCGACAGACAGTGCCACATGATACATACGTTTATTTCATGGATCTCCTGGCAAAGACTGTCAG AGATGAAATAGCAGGTTGCAGTGAGAAGGCATATGACTATCTTTCAATTAAGGATGCTAAGCAAATGTTATTGTTCTCATCAGATCAGGAACTTCTGGAATATATTAAAGAG GAACATCCTGAGTGGGAGATCAAGACTGGTAGTGTCTTTTTCCAAAAGGCAAAAGAATCTGCACCGTGCAAAGAGATACCCTCTCTGCAGCTTATCAACCAGACACTTAGTTATGCTAGGGAGTTGGAGAGGATTGTCTGA